The segment aagaaaggttataaacaaacagatcggatggaacaaggatgcagtaaatcacaatttcatttagaattattgattagcttttgaggttatgaagtaaaagtaattatagtttaaaagtttgaataaaaaaaaatgtttttttttatttgtttgaaatagaaagtttaaaagttaattagtcatgatctaggtgggtgatggggtgggaattggccactctttttccctataacctccctaacatggccttctattacaactaacagaaataaagaagaagaaaaatgaagaattattagttagaatgtttctttcatgaagatacctgatgaacttttactgtttggaagaatagaagcaaggttagtcagatatttttactcagaagaagaagaagataaagcagttttatgactcgacaagccagagattggtgtttcccctctgcgcttctattgactacgttgtttactctcatgggatagctggttcggcaccatggagagagattggtgggcattgtggttgcccccagaagaaaagaagagtagaagaggttatgggtgggtcatgtgaactgaccttcaacccagttacttcgtggggactatttgctgtatagagaagatcaagactcaagagttagggaaaatcattggaggtcatgtttcccttccttaagtttttcctatcaaattatttgcctgattagattatgctaagggtgggatactttatgttagcagttgaattaattaattttatttttttgtgtgtttgcatccttgcccctcgattgcagtttagtagttagttttgtatttgtcaggcgtgatggtaatgcctgttgatgatgtttcagaattgtaatctgttcgtgatgaggatggcacaactccgaagcagatgtggggagaagttgtgagctgccctggaagccagtccagtagctgttggagttgagtggtgtttgctgatggccagcccagggagctactcttctcgacaacactgacttcgaggagttgcaccaaccttcacgagataagagtttaattaattgaaacactgtaaggacacttaattttttttgaagaacgaaagaagtatggtaataaacggaaaccgaaaaaaaaataataataataattatcaagaatttgcacattgtttaacgaatactgagaaactaagaacagtaatttaatttgtaaagagagcttcactaacagaacaattttttttagaattgagaactcgagcctctgaaggttcctgtgagaacaaaccagataaaagttttacctttaattttatgaatacttgttgttttaaaataaatcttatgcagaatctagatgtatgttcagacagcaaggaactaagaaaattattatttttgtgaaatgaggaatttatagttatggtttaatggaaaaagacaatttgtaattttgaggtagctcgatggggctcgagctctgtgaggggagggttatgtcgcgggttgaaattttgcagggttgttgaaatcaaatttagggactttactgacgggactctgggctggctgctctgttcactcgtcagcgcaagtggcgtgaccatgtaattggggcacggggccggcgcggcgcgctgcgggcttgcagaattttgtttgttcgtttggccgcgcgctggcgcagccacgggccgcagttactggggcgcgctgtcgtaacaagccgcgcggtgtggcctgcacattggggtagagggggggtagtcttcccagatgttctagttagttgtttagtaaatttgacttcaataacgagcttttgttatggtaggcgcggcagggcgcgcgaatttaagcgcaagtgattggtgactcggggctcactcaggcggaggctatgcgtctcacctgtggtcacgagttgttagttcgttcgtgatgtaggaattcaggctcactcaggcggaggctatgcgtctcacctgtggtcacgagttgttagttcgttcgtgatgtaggaattcaagctttcgggcggaagctatggccgacgccagaggccacgagtcgtttaatttaagttaggtcataatgtagtcgtcaagctttcgggcggaggctatggccctcgtcaggggtcacgcgtcatagtttttaaaatgtaatgttcgttcgggatttcaagggcaggagaggcccctacgttatttttttaaagtaatcgatcaagaaaggcttttcggaaaatgtgagtatggacttatctttgttttaattttaagtattaattatgatttgaggtattcggaaggactagggaagtgtttagtgaagttctctcattctctctcttgtaaggtcgttcaatcgttaaggaagtaaagagattattgttttaaattgtaatcccgctatttaaatgttctttaaaatgatgttgagtatttgactttaagaataaaataattttaattaagtattatgttattttgcaaaatctccttagttcagctctcaccagacatcctgtacgggatgacgaacctatgatcctaggtacagtaaagtattttatgaagttaagactagttgatgccaagcgagttgtttctatgtaaagagctacgattctctcccccctctgaaggtgcacgtgacagaaatggcggtggcaccggctaggtgcacgtgacaatatactAGTTGGAGTGGAAAAGAAATCCCTGCAAAAAACAGGGTGAAAATTGCAAGTAAGTTAACTATATGCATTTTGAATCCATAAGCACGCCATGTTTTACACTTATTTATAAACATTCCTgaaaaaatatgtaatgtttGGTTAAATGAAATTCTGTTCAATTCAGTTGCATAAAAAACGTTTAGATATTCATAGATGTTTtgcatattttgtttaattttttatcaagttTTATCGATATAAAATTTGTGTACGTTTGTagagttttattacattttttgtgaGACAACATAATGCACATAAGTACTTATAACAATACTTTAATGCACAATGAATTTACCTGACAAGTTGTTAGTGCACAAGGAATAATTGCAGAAAAATTATGCTGTCATTATTCTCTGTGTTGCAGATGCAGACGAAAATGTTTCTCGGTTGTATCTCCACCACAACAAGAAGAAGTCTTTAACAAATTTACAAGTTTAGATACCAAAAATGAACAGGATTGTTACCTCCAGAGTCTTATTTACACGAAAAAGGTGATGCGACGTAGACATCGCATTTCAAAGGAAGCTTCTTCAAAACCATTAAGAGGATGTACATATGTATATGAGATATCGAGTTCAGGAAAACATCAAGTATGTAAAACAGCTTTTTGTAACATACATGCTATCTCGGAGGAACGTGTTCGTAGATTCTGTAAGTTGCTCTCTGAAGGTAAAAGTCCACATGATATGCGTGGGAAATCAATCCCAGGTAATACCAAATCAGGGTTGGTAATATATGCTATTAAGCAGCATATATCCTCTTTTCCAGTTAAAATATCACACTACAGTAGCAAAGAATACCACTACTTAAGCGAGAAGCTAGACGTCAAGATCATGTACTCGCTCTTCCAAGAGAAGTACCCTGAAATGTCAGCTGCAAACTATCGCTTCTATCTGAAAGTTTTCAGAGAGCATTTTTCTCTGTCGTTTGGACTACCCCAGGTAGATACATGTGCGACTTGTGAGGAGTTGGATATAAAACTTAAAAGCCCCTTTTTAAACCAAAAAGCAAAGAAAGTAGCTGAAGCAGAAAAATGTGTGCATTTGCGTCGGGCTAAGAAATTTTCAGCGAAAATAAAGGAAATCAGCGAGATAATCAAAGCTGATAAAGCGGGTGATTTGGGAGCCATTTGCATAGATTTCATGCAGAATTTACAGTTGCCTTGCATTCCAGTCCAGGAGGTGTTTTACCTTAGACAGTTAACCATCAGTGTTTTCTGCATACATAATCTCAAAGATGGCAATGCAACTTTCTTTGTGTACCATGAGGGAATTGCAACAAAGGGGCCTAATGAGGTATGTTCATTTGTTTTGGAGTTCTTGAATACGTCATTGAAGGGAGTCAAAGAGTTGTACATATTTTCTGATAGGCGCAGCGCACAAAATAAGAACCATACATTCATCAGAATGTTGTCTGCTTTGACTTCTCTTAAACGTTTTAGACATATCGAACATTACTTCCCAATAAGAGGACACTCTTTCCTGCCCTGCGATAGGGATTTCTCAGTACTCAAGAGAAAAATCAAGAAGTACGACAGAGTGTACACCATCAAGGAGTATGTTGAGATAATTGTAACTTCATCCTGCAAGAGATCCTTCACGGTTGTAATAGCAGATTCCATCAGCATTCTCGACTTCAAGCAATGGTGGCCCAAGTATTTTAAGAGGAATGTGCTGTCACAAGAGTCCTATGGAAAATCTGTGCTTAGAGACCAGAAAACAAGCTTCAAACCAAGTCAGTTCATGAACTTCAGTTATGCAAGTGACAATGCTGGACTTGTTGTGGCACGACCATTTATTGATTCCCTTGTCAAGCACCATTTTAGGGTTCTCAATTGCACACTTGCGGACCTTGTTCTTCCAAAAAACATGGTGTATCCTGCAGGTTGCATCCCTATCAACCAGAACAAAATAGATGACCTCCGCAAGTTGCAAAACTACTTGCCACACACAGAAGATTGCCAGTCATTCTATAATGAATTATTCTTGTGGCCTACATGTGTAACTGAAGTAACGCAAAACCAGCCTGATGATTAATCACATCAATGTAGACTTTACCGCACATCATCAGCAAATAGTTCATTTTGAAGAGGGACGTGTGCAtacttatttgtattaaaaagtgATCTCTCAATGTTAAAGTTGGTGTAGGCCGCATATAAAAAGGTAGATCTAAAAACCTACATCGTATAGACTTTCTCATATCAGCAAGATTAGTTCATTAGGGACTGAATGCATTTATATTCAtataattataggtattttttatgTTCTAAGCAAATTTATAGTATTACTTTGTGTacgcaaataaatattatgttttgtggaatattatGACTACCTTAAAGCAAAAATAGCACAtttcagaacaatatattttgagttTATGTAGGAAATtaagaaacaacataagtccagcatttttaaatatagtttttggggAGTTGTAAATACAATGTATTTCTTTTTTACATTAAAGAGAAGTAAATTAACGTTGTAATGTATCCATAGTATCACATATACATTTTTTGCCACATGCCATTgactattacattttattcactttctgtaaaatctgttgtttgtgacttatgttgtttctcaaatgcTTGATTCAATTAATTATCCTGTTCTGTCTGTTGATTCAACACACACATATTCTTAGTTCATATGATAAACTTTTTAATTTCATTTGCAGCATTTATGATGAGTGTGAAAGATTATATGATACATGCTACTCTAAGATTAACTGTTAATTAAATATCTAAGgattaatttgtattttatctttaaataaaaatgaaatgactgcaaatctAATTACCTTCTAAGTAGAATAAACATTATTTGGAAtattggaattaatatgtggtggcgatatgaggtgttgtcaggAAGGGTTTTGGTTGGTTTGGGTTgggttgcggggggggggggggggcaagatgaGCCCATGTATCATCCAAGAAGAGTAGATTTACTTGTActtattaacattaaaatatgtgaGAAAAACAACCATGAATTGGCATAATGAGTACAAACTAACATGATACattagaaaatttatatatatattaacaccACCATCCAGATCGGTACAGTACTAGGGGTTaggtaggggagagtagggtataacggggtacttagtataaatcgcttttatttattgttttaatattgcggtatctgtctgaaaccatcagcatgcgtagattagaatgtgagtttaattctgcaactagtactGTGTcttctaaaatattattattgcagagattttttattatttgaatgtatgcacactaccctgttttacccaactgcttgggtaaaacggggtacagaaagcagattttgaaatgattaaatacgtgcattataaaaaattctgaacatcatgtaatatgacaaataaataaaattgtcagtaaaaatatgagaattaaaaaaaattcaattataagccttcaccttacatgttcctctgtatttgcagtaaaacttcacaaaaacattggtttgcggaaaatcacaaacattgtttgaacaacaataacacaacactgttaattttgaggaagtggttcGTCTAATAGCAAAATCTAATTATGTATAACACACCTTTGCATATgcggttaacccaaatatctgacaaaacatatgattgtttaattagcctaatatggcttagtaggcccgtcagaacacaaaataaggccagagtctatattcaaaactggcagaaatcacattcaaatggccaacagtcatctgtgtctacaccagcacatccttcatggctccaagaatgacactttaagcattgcacccaacattcggctgattttgaagtggagaactgttcagcgcaatatATGCAAGGAACGTTATCATCATCAaacacacgcaaagttactgttggtatggatttgttgctgtcttctttattcttatgttttatagaactgttttgagatttagacacaccagcatttatcctttttaaagattttggtgaagctgactgaataataattagttcgttcttatatggcgagtcagtcagcacagctgccttgccacgtcgtcgtcctcttccttatGCAGGTTTCTTTTGGCATGGGTtatcggcatcactgtagtcggtggaattgtgaagctactgtttgatgaagcatttcgattgtttttatcagataggcctaaacgagattcagttggtgaagataccaaaccagatgtcccaggaatattaccaacactgacatttccatgggactctgaaggccttgtgtaagctcggtcagttgttgcagcagtcactggaatatcacctacactgtcatttccactcagttctgaaggcctggagttagctcggtcagttgttgcagcagtcagtggaatattaccgacagtgtcatttccactcggttctgaaggcctggagttagctcggtcagttgttgcagaagtcagtggaatatcaccgacagtgtcatttccactcggttctgaaggcctggagttagctcggtcagttgttgcagcagttagtGGAATAttaccgacagtgtcatttccactcggttctgaaggcctggagttagctcggtcagttgttgcagcagttagtggaatatcaccgacagtgtcatttccactcggttctgaaggcctggagttaacTCGGTCAGTTGTTTTTTGggtgactgtataaatgtactgtaggtaactctgtataacatttagtatccataaaaaaactgtttttaattttaaaagtcatttgcacaattgatcgaaaagatggttaaaacaggaaactggttgggcagaacggggtactaccccgttttacccattacctgtgtaccctgttttaccctacatgcaggttctcaagcaaaaacgacaacagaaaatttttaacacccgtcaattacatcggttactatggcacaacatagcaaatataatactttacttgaatacaacttaccataaaatatatctgcaaccactgattaaatattgtatagccaatacatgctaaacattttagtgaaacatcataaatttgtaatttccattattatgcacgaaagaatactgtgcgacacttcatactacctcactctagtgacgacgtgtagaggagtaacttaccaaacgtacacacagatagcagcacgtgtacggaaaataacagtggtaccccgttctacccaactaccctgttttacccaactctcccctactgttacatttttaaagttattgcTTTTATCTATATGACtgttaaatatttgtgttttttgttctttttgaaaacttctttaaactttgttttataaatgttttgataCTGTTTTTATAGGTGCATGCTGTTGTGAAACACTTTGTCTCCCAGTCAAAGACAGTTCTTGTTCTGGGACGGAAGCACATGGCAAAATGGCCGCGAGACACCATGAATTATGTGTACAGGAATGCCCAAGTGTTCCTTGCACACAATCTGTAAGCTATCACCTTTAATATGTTCAGGTTGGCAATATATATTTGTGATACCTAACTTTACTGTAATGATTAGTGTCTTTGTCTTACCTACTTATTGCATtcctaatttttgtttgtttgtatgtactGCAGTTGGTTTTGTGAATATTGTGCACTATTTTTTAAGGATGCACCACCAGAGCATAAGGTCCTTTTTTTGAAGAGGGAGGTGAAGTCAAAAGGGGATTGAAACTTCAGTGTACTATACATACCAATATGGTGACCACTATTGTTTACAATTGtctcagctgtacctgtattggaggttaaattggagaaaaattttgacttataatattacatttgtattataaagattcgttttggaatttttttaatatattgacgTTGTACCTCCTGTAGCAGCTAAGCCCTGTCCCGACCCTGTCAGTACCAGTTCCCGCTTGCGGAACACACCCCTCGCACAGCCCGCACGAGTCAAGGGCGGCAACTGTGCAGTCGGAACAAAAAGCAGATAAGTGCCGTCACTGTGTCCCCTACAGAGAGTGATCAGGAATaattatcatttaattttatttaatattaattgcaGCCAAGTGCATCACTTCATTTTAAGGCAAGAAACAAACAGTCACCATTTTGACTCAAGTgcctaaataaattattaaacttataaataacGACAGTCATATGGAGCCTTTGGCTAATTGCTTTCAACCCAATCATTTGTTCAGTGATATCTTTATGTATTTTGTATCTAAGTAGTATGTAAAAGAATTTGCTGCATTTTTCTTTCACATTTTGGCGTGAGGTGAAACTGTCTTCCTCCCTCGCACCACCCCCTTCCCACAGACTTGATCAGGCCACGATCCAGGGCGGATGCGCTGTCCCATGGGGAGCCTACATCTTTGTGCTACTTATACGTAAATCTGGTAACTATAACTTCATCAACCTAATTCTTTTTCTTTTTAGCTCCTTACGCGTGTCTGGGACATTTCGCAGTGCCGGGCCTATCCCGCCCACCTTAAACTTCACCTCGCCACGTGACCCTTCCCTTTCGCCGTGGGGTAACCCTCAGTTCCGTAGTGAGACTGCCATCAGGGTAACTAATACTTAACGTAGATAAGTAACAAACTCAAGTGTTTTGTTACATGTAGTGCACTATTTTTCAATGTCAGACTCAAGTGTTTTAGTGCATGTAGTGTTCTAAGTGTTCTTGCTAATTCCATGTAACTTTTCACCAATGCCACGTGCTGATTAAAGTTACGTTAATCCAACTGAGAACTTCTCGTTCCGTAGTTTTAAGACTACTTTGTTAGGGATCAGTGTATGTACTATGCTGTGTAGGGACCATGTACCCATCACTTAGCTACAATTCCCACTAGACACCAACCAACAGCTGAGGGCCTAGTGGGACCACACTGGGGTTGACAAAACCCACACAGCAAACTTGGTTAGTTGCAgactagcctggcaccctctcAGAGAAGCAACATCAGAGCAC is part of the Bacillus rossius redtenbacheri isolate Brsri chromosome 8, Brsri_v3, whole genome shotgun sequence genome and harbors:
- the LOC134534688 gene encoding uncharacterized protein LOC134534688 — its product is MRRRHRISKEASSKPLRGCTYVYEISSSGKHQVCKTAFCNIHAISEERVRRFCKLLSEGKSPHDMRGKSIPGNTKSGLVIYAIKQHISSFPVKISHYSSKEYHYLSEKLDVKIMYSLFQEKYPEMSAANYRFYLKVFREHFSLSFGLPQVDTCATCEELDIKLKSPFLNQKAKKVAEAEKCVHLRRAKKFSAKIKEISEIIKADKAGDLGAICIDFMQNLQLPCIPVQEVFYLRQLTISVFCIHNLKDGNATFFVYHEGIATKGPNEVCSFVLEFLNTSLKGVKELYIFSDRRSAQNKNHTFIRMLSALTSLKRFRHIEHYFPIRGHSFLPCDRDFSVLKRKIKKYDRVYTIKEYVEIIVTSSCKRSFTVVIADSISILDFKQWWPKYFKRNVLSQESYGKSVLRDQKTSFKPSQFMNFSYASDNAGLVVARPFIDSLVKHHFRVLNCTLADLVLPKNMVYPAGCIPINQNKIDDLRKLQNYLPHTEDCQSFYNELFLWPTCVTEVTQNQPDD